The following coding sequences are from one Salvia hispanica cultivar TCC Black 2014 chromosome 3, UniMelb_Shisp_WGS_1.0, whole genome shotgun sequence window:
- the LOC125212488 gene encoding guard cell S-type anion channel SLAC1 — MEMKETKRTSPNGLSNFVDIHEVPEEEEEEEEDEHECKRNKPVKAADHKEKRMSNKPMKFHEVKRQNQNFGRQVSLETGFSVLNGDKKGRKTALPRSGNSFGGFGSADRREAETRKGDFNIFRTKSSLVKQNSLLPFRKESGIDSQYNDASCGLDDSINKSVPAGRYFAALTGPELDQVKDSEDILLPKDKKWPFLLRFPIGCFGICLGLSSQAILWRALASSPATRFLQIPPIINLSIWLLALSVLVAVSITYTLKCAFYLEAVKREYFHPVRVNFFFAPSIVCMFLAIGVPPCIAPGNLHPAVWCVFMAPIVFLDLKVYGQWLSGGKRRLCKVANPSSHLSVVGNFVGAILAAKVGWMEAGKFLWAIGFAHYLVVFVTLYQRLPTSEALPKELHPVYSMFIATPAAASIAWGAIYGEFDGLARTCFFIALFLYCSLIVRINFFRGFQFSVAWWSYTFPMTTASIATIKYAEQVPCVISKGLALSLSLMSSTMVSVLFVSTLLHAFWWQTLFPNDLAIAITKRRQGGKERKPIKKAYDIRRWTKQSPLSLVSGMRKQNSEEKDGDEVEK; from the exons atggagATGAAAGAAACCAAAAGAACATCTCCAAATGGATTATCAAACTTTGTGGATATCCATGAAGTgcccgaagaagaagaggaggaggaagaagacgaACATGAATGCAAACGAAACAAGCCCGTGAAAGCTGCTGATCATAAAGAAAAACGAATGAGTAACAAGCCGATGAAATTTCATGAAGTGAAGAGACAGAACCAGAACTTCGGCAGGCAGGTTTCGCTGGAAACCGGGTTTTCTGTGCTCAACGGAGATAAAAAGGGGAGGAAGACGGCGCTGCCCCGAAGTGGGAACAGCTTCGGAGGGTTTGGCTCCGCCGATAGAAGAGAAGCGGAAACAAGGAAAGGCGATTTCAACATATTCAGGACCAAGTCTAGTCTTGTGAAGCAGAATTCCTTGCTTCCTTTTAGAAAGGAAAGTGGGATTGATTCTCAGTATAATGATGCCTCTTGTGGGCTTGATGACTCCATCAACAAAAGTGTTCCAGCTGGAAGATACTTTGCTGCTCTCACCGGCCCCGAACTCGATCAAGTCAAG GACTCTGAGGACATACTTCTACCAAAGGACAAGAAATGGCCATTCCTCCTCCGTTTTCCAATCGGTTGCTTCGGCATATGTCTCGGCCTCAGCAGCCAAGCCATCCTGTGGCGGGCTCTGGCATCGAGCCCAGCCACCCGATTCCTCCAGATACCACCCATAATCAACCTCTCAATCTGGCTGCTCGCCCTATCCGTCCTCGTCGCTGTCTCCATCACCTACACCCTCAAATGCGCCTTCTACTTAGAGGCCGTGAAGCGAGAGTACTTCCACCCGGTGAGGGTGAACTTCTTCTTCGCCCCCTCCATCGTGTGCATGTTCCTCGCCATCGGCGTGCCACCCTGCATCGCCCCGGGGAACCTCCACCCGGCCGTGTGGTGCGTGTTCATGGCCCCCATCGTGTTCCTCGACCTCAAAGTCTACGGCCAGTGGCTCTCCGGAGGGAAGAGGCGCCTCTGCAAAGTGGCAAACCCCTCTTCCCATCTCTCGGTCGTCGGGAACTTCGTTGGAGCGATTCTGGCAGCGAAGGTCGGGTGGATGGAGGCCGGGAAGTTCTTGTGGGCGATCGGGTTCGCGCACTATCTCGTTGTGTTTGTAACTTTATATCAGAGGCTGCCTACGAGCGAGGCGCTGCCGAAGGAGTTGCACCCGGTATACTCCATGTTCATCGCGACCCCGGCTGCGGCGAGCATTGCTTGGGGAGCTATTTATGGGGAGTTTGATGGATTGGCTCGGACTTGCTTCTTCATCGCCTTGTTTCTCTACTGCTCCTTGATTGTGCGGATAAACTTCTTCCGTGGATTCCAGTTTTCAGTGGCGTGGTGGTCTTACACGTTTCCAATGACGACGGCATCGATAGCGACCATAAAGTACGCGGAGCAAGTGCCGTGCGTGATAAGCAAGGGGCTGGCGCTGTCGCTGTCGCTCATGTCTTCGACCATGGTTTCGGTGCTGTTTGTGTCCACGCTTCTCCATGCTTTCTGGTGGCAGACGCTGTTCCCGAACGACCTCGCCATCGCCATAACGAAGAGGAGGCAAGGGGGGAAGGAGAGGAAGCCGATCAAGAAGGCTTACGATATAAGGCGTTGGACGAAGCAGTCGCCGTTGTCGTTGGTTTCGGGCATGAGAAAGCAAAATTCTGAAGAGAAAGATGGTGATGAGGTTGAAAAATAA
- the LOC125210382 gene encoding protein ALP1-like — protein MRMHEMVHGFPGMLGSIDCMHWQWKNCPTAWRGQFTSGYKGSHPTMILKAVADHRLWIWHAYFGVAGSNNDINVLNSSNLFADQCRGRGPAIEFTANGRQYHMGYYLADGIYPRWPVFVKTISYPMGDRRVLFAAKQEAARKDVERAFGVLQSRWAIVKGSARLWFKEVIADVMYACIILHNMIVEQEAGHVTDWADDEGGSSSSTATPPVARGLLMGFSEVLARQTSMRSQQDHAHAHERHD, from the coding sequence ATGAGGATGCACGAGATGGTGCACGGCTTCCCTGGAATGCTAGGGAGCATCGACTGTATGCACTGGcagtggaagaattgtccgacggcgtggagaggccaatttacTAGTGGATACAAGGGCAGccacccgacgatgatcctCAAAGCCGTCGCTGACCATCGGctctggatctggcatgctTACTTCggtgtagccgggtcgaacaacgacatcaacgtcctcaactcgtccaaCCTCTTCGCCGATCAATGCAGGGGTCGTGGCCCGGCCATCGAGTTCACTGCCAACGGACGCCAATatcatatggggtactacttgGCCGATGGCATATACCCAAGGTGGCCTgtttttgtgaagacgatcagctACCCAATGGGTGACAGGAGAGTGTTATTTGCGGCAAAGCAGGAGGCTGCgcggaaggatgtggagcgggcttttggtgtgctccaatcgcggtgGGCAATAGTGAAAGGTTCGGCGCGTTTGTGGTTCAAGGAAGTCATCGCCGatgtcatgtatgcgtgcatcatcttgcataacatgatagtcgaacaagAAGCTGGACATGTCACCGATTGGGCCGATGATGAAGGTGGATCTAGCTCCAGCACGGCGACCCCGCCTGTCGCTCGAGGATTACTGATGGGCTTCAGTGAGGTTCTAGCTAGACAGACCTCAATGCGCAGCCAACAAGACCATGCTCACGCTCATGaacgacatgattga
- the LOC125210383 gene encoding uncharacterized protein LOC125210383 produces MEREREAAEQAAAAQIPRPIRRRTFVPREHDIAHQRLFADYFAEQPRWGPTVFHRRFRMRRDLFLRIVQTLEGRDEYFQYREDDIGRPGLTPLQKCTVAIRQLAYGTTTDMFDEYLHVGETDGRDCLKTFCRGLWRLIAAHICEGRLLRIARP; encoded by the coding sequence ATGGAGCGCGAGCGTGAAGCGGCAGagcaggcggcggcggcgcagATCCCTCGGCCGATTCGACGTCGGACGTTTGTCCCCCGCGAGCACGACATAGCTCACCAACGTCTGTTCGCAGACTATTTTGCCGAGCAACCACGGTGGGGCCCGACGGTTTTTCACCGCCGTTTTAGAATGCGGAGAGATCTTTTTCTCCGCATTGTCCAGACGTTGGAGGGACGTGATGAATACTTCCAGTATCGGGAAGACGACATCGGCAGACCCGGACTTACGCCGTTGCagaagtgcacggttgcgatccggcagttggcctacggcacCACGacggatatgttcgacgagtaccttcacGTCGGGGAGACAGATGGTCGTGATTGTCTGAAGACTTTTTGTAGGGGTTTGTGGAGGCTTATAGCAGCACATATTTGCGAAGGCCGACTGCTGAGGATTGCCAGACCCTGA
- the LOC125210666 gene encoding mavicyanin-like — protein sequence MASKALLITILVAAAVAPALALDYMVGDTEGWKLQVNYTQWVAGKTFVVGDNLIFMYTAADHNVIPVSGADFKACNASGALKGPYNSGNDKIALDAPGKKWYICGKEGHCDGGMKLVISVDAGAPAPAPSSAPATSSLVWMAASVAAAFSLLMAF from the exons ATGGCATCGAAAGCTTTGTTGATCACTATCCTGGTCGCCGCCGCCGTGGCTCCGGCTCTAGCCTTGGATTATATGGTTGGAGATACCGAAGGCTGGAAGTTACAGGTTAACTACACTCAATGGGTGGCCGGGAAAACTTTCGTTGTTGGAGATAATCTAA TTTTCATGTATACTGCAGCAGATCACAATGTAATTCCGGTAAGTGGAGCTGATTTCAAAGCATGCAACGCATCGGGTGCACTAAAAGGCCCTTACAACAGCGGAAATGACAAGATTGCCCTTGACGCGCCCGGGAAGAAGTGGTACATTTGCGGCAAGGAAGGTCACTGCGACGGTGGGATGAAGCTCGTCATCTCTGTTGACGCGGGAGCCCCGGCCCCCGCCCCATCGAGTGCACCGGCCACCAGCTCGTTGGTGTGGATGGCTGCTTCTGTAGCGGCTGCCTTCTCCTTGCTCATGGCTTTTTAA